Proteins from a single region of Oreochromis niloticus isolate F11D_XX linkage group LG7, O_niloticus_UMD_NMBU, whole genome shotgun sequence:
- the LOC100702478 gene encoding E3 ubiquitin-protein ligase TRIM21-like, with amino-acid sequence MSVSRSESKSVREHQESCSRVSKEDSPESIRFLSATVSAHMSAASSLRSEDQFLCSICLDVFTDPVSTPCGHNFCKNCITQYWDTNQRCQCPMCNETFNTRPHLRVNTFISEMVAQFKCEVQQKASSSSSEQQAAKPGEVPCDICTGTRLKALKSCLVCQESYCQTHLEPHLTKKGLKKHQLIEAVEKLEGRMCKKHDKPLELFCKSDQTCVCMLCSVSDHKNHKFIPLREEYEGKKAELEKTEAEIQQMIQKRRLKIQQIKVSVKMSKCAADRQKAEGAQVFTALKESVDRGLKELIKEIEDKQETTEKQAEGLIKDLKQEISELKKRSSEVEQLSHSEGLVHFLQSFSSLKAAPPTKNWTEVSIHPPSYEGTVVRAVAQLEETLRKLRKKKLSEAELKRVQQYAVDVTLDPDTASPVLILSDDGKQVHCGDVKKNLPDNPERFSYCVNVLGKQSFSSGRFYFEVQVKGKTKWDLGVARESINRKGKITATPQNGFWTVALRNGNEYKALTDPSVPLCLQSGPEKVGVFVDYEEGLVSFYDVGAAALIYSFTGCSFTHKLHPFFCPCLSDGGNNSAPLIICPVNQTELINEGNK; translated from the exons ATGTCAGTTTCCAGAAGTGAAAGTAAAAGTGTAAGAGAGCACCAGGAGAGCTGCAGTCGAGTGTCTAAAGAAGATTCACCGGAGTccatcaggtttctctcagcaacagtg AGTGCACACATGTCTGCTGCCAGCAGTCTACGATCTGAAGATCAGTTTCTGTGCTCCATCTGTCTGGATGTGTTCACTGATCCGGTTAGCACACCATGTGGACACAActtctgcaaaaactgcatcACTCAGTACTGGGACACaaatcagaggtgtcagtgtccCATGTGTAATGAGACTTTCAACACTAGACCTCATCTGAGGGTCAACACCTTCATCTCTGAGATGGTCGCTCAGTTCAAATGTGAagttcagcagaaagccagcagcagcagctcagagcaACAAGCTGCCAAACCAGGAGAAGTTCCCTGTGACATCTGCACTGGAACCAGACTGAAGGCCCTGAAGTCCTGCCTGGTGTGTCAGGAGTCCTACTGTCAGACTCACCTGGAGCCTCATCTGACAAAGAAAGGCCTcaaaaaacatcagctgatTGAGGCTGTGGAGAAGCTGGAAGGCAGGATGTGTAAGAAGCACGATAAACCTCTGGAGCTGTTCTGTAAGAGCGACCAGACATGTGTTTGCATGCTCTGCTCTGTTTCAGACCACAAGAACCACAAATTTATTCCTCTGAGAGAAGAATATGAAGGAAAGAAGGCAGAGCTGGAGAAGACAGAGGCTGAAATTCAGCAGATGATCCAGAAGAGACGACTGAAGATTCAGCAGATCAAAGTGTCAGTGAAGATGAGTAAATgtgctgcagacagacagaaagcagaagGTGCTCAGGTCTTCACTGCTCTGAAGGAGTCTGTTGATAGAGGCCTGAAGGAGCTCATAAAGGAGAttgaagacaaacaggaaactacagagaaacaggctgaaggtctcatcaaagatctgaaacaggaaatctctgagctgaagaagagaaGCTCTGAGGTGGAGCAGCTGTCACACTCTGAAGGCCTTGTCCACTTCCTCCAAAGCTTCTCGTCCCTAAAAGCTGCTCCACCCACCAAGAACTGGACAGAAGTCAGCATCCATCCACCATCATATGAGGGGACTGTGGTGAGAGCTGTGGCTCAGCTGGAGGAGACACTCAGGAAACTCAGGAAGAAGAAGCTGTCTgaggctgagctgaagaggGTCCAGCAGTATGCAGTGGATGTGACTCTGGATCCTGATACAGCAAGTCCTGTTCTCATCCTGTCTGATGATGGAAAACAAGTGCACTGTGGTGATGTGAAGAAGAATCTTCCAGACAACCCAGAGAGATTTTCTTACTGTGTTAATGTTTTAGGAAAGCAGAGTTTCTCTTCAGGcagattttactttgaagttCAGGTTAAAGGAAAGACAAAATGGGATTTAGGAGTGGCCAGAGAGTCGATCAACAGGAAGGGAAAAATCACAGCGACTCCTCAGAATGGTTTCTGGACTGTAGCATTGAGGAATGGAAATGAATACAAAGCTCTTACTGACCCTTCAGTCCCCCTCTGTCTTCAGTCTGGTCCTGAGAAGGTGGGGGTGTTTGTGGATTATGAGGAGGGTCTGGTCTCCTTTTATGATGTAGGTGCTGCAGCTCTTATTTACTCCTTTACTGGCTGCTCCTTCACTCACAAACTCCACCCATTCTTCTGTCCCTGTCTGAGTGATGGTGGTAATAACTCTGCACCTTTGATCATCTGTCCTGTTAATCAAACTGAGTTGATCAATGAAGGGAACAAATGA